A single genomic interval of Streptomyces showdoensis harbors:
- a CDS encoding metal ABC transporter ATP-binding protein → MSAPEGDGPVISVRGASAALGSRPVLRGVDLTVRRGEVVALLGANGSGKSTAVRSVIGQVPLTGGSIELFGTEQKRFRDWARVGYVPQRTTAASGVPATIREVVTSGRLSRRRFGLTTKADRAAVDRAIALVGLTDRAKDSVSALSGGQHQRVLIARALASEPELLIMDEPMAGVDLASQEILAATLREQVAGGTSVLLVLHELGPLEPLIDRAVVLRDGCVVHDGPPPQAVGQHALPGHDHVHPHAADEPLRTGLLT, encoded by the coding sequence GTGAGCGCACCCGAGGGCGACGGCCCCGTCATCTCCGTCCGCGGAGCCAGCGCGGCGCTCGGCTCGCGCCCCGTCCTGCGCGGCGTGGACCTCACCGTCCGGCGCGGTGAGGTCGTCGCGCTGCTCGGCGCCAACGGCTCCGGGAAGTCGACCGCCGTCCGCTCCGTCATCGGCCAGGTGCCGCTGACCGGCGGCAGCATCGAACTGTTCGGCACCGAGCAGAAGCGGTTCCGCGACTGGGCCCGGGTCGGTTACGTGCCGCAGCGCACCACCGCCGCCAGCGGCGTGCCCGCCACCATCCGCGAGGTCGTCACCTCCGGCCGGCTCTCCCGCCGCCGCTTCGGACTCACCACCAAGGCCGACCGGGCCGCCGTCGACCGGGCCATCGCCCTGGTCGGCCTGACCGACCGCGCCAAGGACTCCGTCTCCGCGCTCTCCGGCGGCCAGCACCAGCGCGTGCTCATCGCCCGCGCGCTCGCCTCCGAGCCCGAGCTGCTGATCATGGACGAGCCGATGGCCGGCGTCGACCTCGCCAGCCAGGAGATCCTCGCCGCGACCCTGCGCGAGCAGGTCGCCGGCGGCACCTCCGTCCTCCTCGTCCTGCACGAGCTCGGCCCCCTGGAGCCGCTGATCGACCGGGCGGTCGTGCTGCGCGACGGCTGCGTCGTCCACGACGGCCCGCCTCCGCAGGCCGTCGGCCAGCACGCGCTGCCCGGCCACGACCACGTCCACCCCCACGCGGCCGACGAGCCGCTCCGCACCGGTCTGCTGACCTGA
- a CDS encoding metal ABC transporter substrate-binding protein, with translation MNVRRLIPTAAVAGAVTLGLVTLSACSGTSDAADKGSGGKLDVVASFYPMQYLAEQIGGGHVAVDTLTKPGVEPHDLELKPKQIGELGEADVILYLKGIQPAVDDAIAQAGVRNTVDAATLTKLEEHGTEVGHEGHDHGTGSEEAGHDHASEAGADPHIWLDPVKYAEVAKGVGAAFEKADPDHAADYKKNTDALVKKLGDLDTAFETGLKNTATRTFITTHSAFGYLAERYHLEQEGITGIDPESEPSPARIKELQDIAKKDKVSTVFFETLASDKTAKTLATDTGLKTDVLDPLEGITDKSKGADYLEVMRSNLAALQKALGAK, from the coding sequence ATGAACGTACGTCGCCTGATACCCACCGCCGCCGTCGCCGGAGCCGTCACCCTCGGTCTCGTCACCCTCTCCGCCTGCTCCGGAACCTCGGACGCGGCCGACAAGGGAAGCGGCGGCAAGCTGGACGTCGTGGCGTCGTTCTACCCCATGCAGTACCTGGCCGAGCAGATAGGCGGCGGCCACGTGGCCGTCGACACGCTCACCAAGCCGGGCGTCGAGCCGCACGACCTGGAGCTCAAGCCGAAGCAGATCGGCGAGCTCGGCGAGGCCGACGTCATCCTCTACCTCAAGGGCATCCAGCCCGCGGTCGACGACGCCATCGCGCAGGCCGGCGTCCGGAACACCGTCGACGCGGCCACCCTCACCAAGCTGGAGGAGCACGGCACCGAGGTCGGCCACGAGGGCCACGACCACGGCACCGGCTCCGAGGAGGCGGGCCACGACCACGCCTCCGAGGCCGGCGCCGACCCGCACATCTGGCTCGACCCCGTGAAGTACGCCGAGGTCGCCAAGGGCGTGGGCGCCGCCTTCGAGAAGGCCGACCCCGACCACGCCGCCGACTACAAGAAGAACACCGACGCCCTGGTGAAGAAGCTCGGCGACCTGGACACCGCGTTCGAGACCGGTCTCAAGAACACCGCCACCCGCACCTTCATCACCACCCACTCCGCCTTCGGCTACCTCGCCGAGCGCTACCACCTGGAGCAGGAGGGCATCACCGGCATCGACCCCGAGTCCGAGCCGAGCCCCGCCCGCATCAAGGAGCTCCAGGACATCGCGAAGAAGGACAAGGTCTCGACCGTCTTCTTCGAGACCCTCGCCAGCGACAAGACCGCCAAGACCCTCGCGACCGACACCGGCCTCAAGACCGATGTGCTCGACCCGCTGGAGGGAATCACGGACAAGTCCAAGGGCGCTGACTACCTCGAGGTCATGCGGTCCAACCTCGCCGCGCTGCAGAAGGCCCTCGGCGCGAAGTGA